In one Natronosalvus amylolyticus genomic region, the following are encoded:
- the pyrH gene encoding UMP kinase, whose amino-acid sequence MKVVVSIGGSVLVPEPGAARVESHAAVVEDLVSEGCRVGAVVGGGGVAREYIGAARELGANEIELDQLGIDVTRLNARLLIAALGEDVITAPARDYETAGDALRSGDICVMGGVAPAQTTDAVGAALAEYVDADLLVYATSVPGVYSADPNEDESATKYDELSAADLVDVIAGLEMNAGASAPVDLLAAKIIQRSGMRTIVLDGTDPERIARAVRHGDHEGTDVIPESAGEAPTYWASDANEH is encoded by the coding sequence ATGAAAGTGGTCGTCTCCATTGGTGGCAGCGTGTTGGTTCCCGAACCGGGTGCAGCTCGGGTGGAATCTCACGCAGCCGTCGTCGAAGATCTCGTTTCTGAGGGCTGTCGAGTCGGTGCCGTCGTCGGGGGTGGCGGTGTCGCCCGCGAATACATCGGCGCTGCTCGAGAGCTGGGTGCAAACGAGATCGAACTCGATCAACTCGGTATCGACGTTACCCGCCTGAACGCACGGCTGCTCATCGCCGCCCTCGGCGAGGATGTGATTACCGCCCCAGCCCGTGATTACGAAACGGCTGGCGACGCGCTCCGGTCGGGCGACATCTGTGTGATGGGCGGAGTTGCCCCGGCACAGACGACTGACGCGGTCGGGGCTGCTCTCGCCGAGTACGTCGATGCCGACTTGCTCGTCTACGCGACGAGCGTTCCCGGCGTCTACTCCGCGGATCCAAACGAAGACGAGTCGGCGACGAAGTACGACGAACTCTCTGCAGCCGATCTCGTCGACGTGATCGCCGGCCTCGAGATGAACGCTGGTGCGTCTGCGCCGGTCGACCTGCTCGCAGCGAAGATCATTCAGCGCTCGGGAATGCGAACCATCGTGCTCGACGGCACCGACCCCGAGCGCATCGCTCGAGCGGTGAGACACGGCGACCACGAAGGAACTGACGTTATCCCCGAATCGGCTGGTGAAGCACCGACTTACTGGGCGAGCGATGCCAATGAGCACTGA
- a CDS encoding molybdopterin synthase → MYVLGVTDSGAGDAPLERTADMIVDRLSRAGRVGVLRYDATIADGTADLRASGLTPGGDVTYALGADGDWSATGTERSMEDVLDSLALECSYAVVIGHELASYPSVVVGDEADHDLSGSVIAAVESPGELDIEAVVSDLEATEPYETLDSLVARIKRSPAAERAGAIATFTGRVRAKDDDDDPRTEYLEFEKYEGVADERMAALEAELEARDGVYGVLLYHRTGIVADGDDIVHVVVLAGHRTEAFRTVEDGINRLKDEVPLFKKEITVDDEFWVHDSSE, encoded by the coding sequence ATGTACGTACTCGGCGTTACCGATAGCGGCGCAGGCGACGCCCCCCTCGAGCGAACGGCAGATATGATCGTCGACCGACTCTCGCGTGCGGGCCGCGTCGGCGTCCTCCGGTACGACGCCACGATCGCCGACGGAACCGCCGACTTGCGGGCCTCGGGGCTGACCCCCGGCGGCGACGTCACCTACGCCCTCGGCGCCGACGGCGACTGGAGCGCCACGGGTACCGAACGGTCCATGGAAGACGTGCTCGATTCGCTCGCCCTCGAGTGTTCGTACGCCGTCGTTATCGGGCACGAGTTAGCCTCCTATCCCTCGGTCGTCGTCGGAGATGAGGCGGACCACGACCTGTCTGGCTCGGTGATCGCAGCCGTCGAAAGTCCGGGCGAACTGGACATCGAGGCGGTCGTGAGTGACCTCGAAGCCACCGAACCGTACGAAACGCTCGACTCACTCGTCGCCCGGATCAAGCGCTCCCCTGCGGCCGAGCGTGCGGGCGCGATCGCCACCTTCACCGGCCGCGTCCGGGCAAAAGACGACGACGATGATCCCCGAACGGAGTACCTCGAGTTCGAGAAATACGAGGGTGTCGCCGACGAGCGAATGGCCGCACTCGAGGCAGAACTCGAGGCCAGAGACGGGGTGTACGGCGTACTGCTATATCACCGAACTGGCATCGTTGCAGATGGTGACGACATCGTCCACGTCGTCGTCCTGGCCGGCCACCGAACCGAAGCGTTCCGGACGGTCGAAGACGGGATCAACCGCCTCAAGGACGAGGTACCCCTATTTAAAAAAGAGATCACGGTTGACGACGAATTCTGGGTTCACGACTCGAGCGAGTGA
- a CDS encoding DUF7123 family protein, whose translation MSTTAQPSTESKELRLKQYLRDRAAEGEMYFKGKFIADDVGLSPKEIGALMVKLSESATDLEIEKWSYTSATTWRVAPA comes from the coding sequence ATGAGCACGACAGCCCAACCCTCCACGGAAAGCAAAGAACTGCGCCTGAAGCAGTACCTTCGCGATCGCGCCGCAGAAGGTGAAATGTACTTCAAAGGGAAGTTCATCGCTGACGACGTCGGGCTCTCCCCGAAAGAGATTGGCGCCCTAATGGTCAAGCTCTCGGAGTCCGCGACGGACCTCGAGATCGAGAAGTGGTCGTACACGAGTGCGACCACGTGGCGTGTCGCCCCCGCCTGA
- a CDS encoding DsbA family oxidoreductase, which yields MTDSSAATVTVYSDYVCPFCYLGRESLERYQETRDEPLEIEWHPFDLRAGKRNPDGSIDSSVDDGKDDDYYAQAKANVERLSEQYDLEMHQTLATEVDSLPAQVVSYYINGHYPYETWLSFEEAVFEALWQAGRDIGDPDVLVALATDLEVPEAEIRAALEDESLRDDLEAQFRAAQEAGVRGVPTFVYGEHAARGAVPPAQLSRLIEGA from the coding sequence ATGACTGACTCGTCGGCAGCAACCGTGACGGTGTACTCCGATTACGTGTGTCCGTTCTGTTATCTCGGTCGCGAATCCCTCGAGCGGTATCAGGAGACGCGGGACGAGCCTCTCGAGATCGAGTGGCACCCGTTCGATTTGCGGGCGGGAAAGCGAAACCCCGACGGGAGCATCGATAGCTCGGTCGATGACGGGAAAGACGACGACTACTACGCACAGGCCAAAGCGAACGTCGAGCGGTTGTCCGAACAGTACGACCTCGAGATGCACCAGACGCTCGCGACCGAGGTCGACTCGTTGCCCGCACAGGTCGTCTCGTACTACATCAACGGCCACTATCCCTACGAGACGTGGCTATCGTTCGAGGAAGCGGTTTTCGAGGCACTCTGGCAAGCGGGCCGCGATATCGGCGACCCGGACGTACTCGTCGCCCTCGCGACTGACCTCGAGGTCCCCGAGGCCGAAATCCGTGCTGCACTCGAGGACGAGTCGCTCCGCGATGACCTCGAGGCGCAGTTTCGTGCGGCCCAGGAGGCGGGCGTCCGTGGTGTCCCGACGTTCGTTTACGGCGAGCACGCCGCTCGCGGGGCAGTTCCCCCGGCACAGCTATCGCGTTTGATCGAGGGTGCGTAG
- a CDS encoding site-2 protease family protein, whose protein sequence is METVESVDGPPLETIESVFSVYEIATDGEEIHYYGTPLQAPEPMMRELWGVFRKHGYDVQLTVRHGEYVLVAEPLSLGIDTIPWTNILLFVATVFSTLFAGAMWYGIDPIGEPTQVWRAWPFTVAILGVLGVHEMGHYVLSRYHRVNASLPYFLPVPTLIGTMGAVIKMKGQMPDRKALFDIGVAGPLAGLVATVVVTVVGLYLPPVPVPEGATDPSATQIRLGFPPLLELIAAVIDQPLYTDDPRQNVNPVVIGGWVGMFVTFLNLIPVGQLDGGHILRAMAGDLQETIAALVPGVLFALAGYLYYLGGYSGNTVFIWVFWGLFAGLLAAVGPAVPVDDQRLDRKRFALGVFTFGLGLLCFMPTPIVIVN, encoded by the coding sequence ATGGAGACGGTTGAGTCGGTCGATGGGCCGCCACTCGAGACGATCGAGTCGGTATTTTCGGTCTACGAAATCGCCACCGACGGCGAGGAGATTCATTATTACGGAACGCCGTTACAGGCCCCCGAGCCGATGATGCGAGAACTCTGGGGCGTCTTTCGAAAACACGGCTACGACGTCCAGTTGACCGTTCGTCACGGCGAGTACGTTCTCGTCGCCGAACCGCTATCACTGGGCATCGATACCATCCCCTGGACGAACATCCTGCTGTTCGTCGCTACCGTCTTTTCGACACTGTTTGCAGGCGCAATGTGGTACGGCATCGACCCGATCGGAGAGCCAACGCAGGTCTGGCGTGCCTGGCCGTTTACCGTCGCTATTCTGGGCGTCCTCGGCGTCCACGAGATGGGCCACTACGTCCTGAGTCGGTACCATCGGGTGAACGCATCACTGCCGTACTTCCTCCCCGTCCCGACCCTCATCGGGACCATGGGCGCGGTAATCAAAATGAAAGGCCAGATGCCCGACCGCAAGGCTCTGTTCGACATTGGCGTCGCCGGCCCGCTCGCCGGCCTCGTCGCTACCGTCGTCGTCACCGTCGTCGGCCTCTACCTGCCGCCGGTTCCCGTCCCCGAAGGAGCTACCGATCCCAGCGCCACCCAGATTCGGCTAGGCTTTCCGCCCCTCCTCGAGTTGATCGCAGCCGTTATCGACCAGCCGTTGTATACCGATGATCCCCGGCAGAACGTGAATCCGGTCGTCATCGGCGGCTGGGTCGGCATGTTCGTCACGTTCTTGAACCTGATCCCAGTGGGGCAACTCGATGGCGGACACATCCTGCGCGCGATGGCCGGCGACTTACAGGAAACGATTGCAGCGCTGGTCCCTGGCGTCCTGTTTGCCCTGGCAGGCTACCTCTATTACCTGGGCGGCTACAGCGGCAACACGGTGTTCATCTGGGTGTTCTGGGGGCTCTTTGCGGGGTTGCTCGCCGCCGTCGGCCCTGCCGTCCCGGTCGACGACCAGCGACTCGACCGGAAACGGTTCGCTCTCGGTGTCTTCACCTTCGGCTTAGGCCTCCTCTGTTTCATGCCGACACCCATCGTGATCGTCAATTGA
- the thiL gene encoding thiamine-phosphate kinase produces MDERAALALLEDRLEPVGDDAAVVDDLVVTTDMLHEKTDFPAGTTRYTAGWRSVGASLSDVAAMGARAKAAVAAYAAPTFDADELEAYVRGARDVCAAVGGEYVGGDLDTHEEFTVATTAVGETSDPVFRSGAQPGNVVCVTGTLGRSAAALDRFEAGDHERANELFRFEPRIRAGRRLAPEATAMMDSSDGLARSLHQLAAASDCGFAIERDPIPIDPALEAAMETTPETEDGTFRDAVLKRGITFGEDFELVCTMPEDAVSRVRASLECSLSVVGRVLEADAGITLDGEDLPDQGYTHGE; encoded by the coding sequence ATGGACGAACGGGCTGCTCTCGCGTTGCTCGAGGATCGTCTCGAGCCGGTTGGTGACGACGCCGCCGTGGTCGACGACCTGGTGGTGACGACGGATATGCTGCACGAGAAGACGGATTTCCCGGCAGGGACGACGCGCTATACGGCAGGCTGGCGCTCGGTCGGCGCTTCCCTCTCGGACGTCGCCGCGATGGGCGCACGCGCGAAAGCGGCCGTCGCCGCATACGCAGCTCCGACGTTCGACGCCGACGAACTCGAGGCCTACGTCCGGGGCGCTCGAGACGTCTGTGCGGCCGTCGGCGGTGAATACGTCGGTGGCGACCTCGATACCCACGAGGAGTTCACTGTCGCCACGACGGCCGTCGGGGAGACGAGCGATCCGGTGTTTCGCTCGGGTGCCCAACCGGGAAACGTCGTCTGCGTTACTGGCACGCTCGGGCGGAGCGCGGCCGCTCTCGACCGATTCGAAGCGGGTGACCACGAACGAGCGAACGAACTCTTTCGATTCGAGCCACGGATACGGGCCGGTCGCCGACTCGCACCCGAAGCGACGGCGATGATGGACTCGAGCGATGGCCTCGCCCGGTCGCTCCACCAGCTGGCTGCCGCGTCGGACTGTGGCTTTGCCATCGAGCGCGACCCGATTCCGATCGACCCGGCGCTCGAGGCCGCGATGGAGACGACCCCCGAAACCGAGGATGGAACGTTTCGAGACGCCGTCCTGAAGCGAGGGATCACCTTCGGAGAGGACTTCGAACTCGTCTGTACGATGCCAGAAGACGCCGTTTCGCGGGTCCGTGCGTCACTCGAGTGCTCGCTATCGGTCGTCGGTCGAGTCCTCGAGGCAGATGCGGGCATCACGCTCGATGGTGAGGACCTTCCGGACCAGGGGTACACCCACGGCGAGTGA
- a CDS encoding 30S ribosomal protein S19e, giving the protein MATMYDVPADALIEALAEDLADDLEEPEWAPYVKNGANRELPPEQENFWSVRAASLLRKVADDGPVGIERLATEYGGAKRGSNRYQVAPAKRADGSRNVIRTILQQLEELDLVETADGEGRRITAEGRSLLDDTAGEVLADLDRPELERYA; this is encoded by the coding sequence ATGGCTACAATGTACGACGTTCCGGCGGACGCGCTCATCGAAGCGCTCGCCGAGGACCTCGCTGATGACCTCGAGGAGCCCGAATGGGCCCCGTACGTCAAGAACGGTGCCAACCGAGAACTGCCCCCGGAACAGGAGAACTTCTGGTCGGTTCGTGCGGCCAGCCTCCTGCGGAAAGTCGCCGACGACGGACCCGTCGGTATCGAGCGACTCGCCACCGAGTACGGCGGCGCAAAACGCGGCTCGAACCGATATCAGGTCGCCCCGGCCAAACGCGCCGATGGCTCCCGTAACGTCATCCGAACGATTCTCCAGCAACTCGAGGAACTCGACCTCGTCGAAACCGCAGACGGTGAAGGCCGACGCATCACAGCCGAGGGCCGCAGCCTGCTCGACGACACCGCTGGCGAGGTGCTCGCCGATCTCGACCGCCCGGAACTCGAGCGCTACGCGTAA
- a CDS encoding DNA-binding protein: MNGGRSEDDLEELRRKKLEQLQEQAESGGGQGQANAEAQEAAQQQAEAKRQALLRQYLTDDARKRLNTVKMSKQQFGEQVEQQIVALAQSGRIQGKIDDQKMQQLLKELKPEKKSFDIQRR; this comes from the coding sequence ATGAACGGTGGACGATCGGAAGACGACCTCGAGGAACTGCGCCGCAAGAAACTCGAGCAGTTGCAAGAGCAGGCCGAAAGCGGTGGCGGCCAGGGGCAGGCAAACGCCGAGGCTCAAGAAGCTGCACAGCAACAGGCCGAAGCCAAGCGCCAGGCGCTGTTGCGACAATATCTGACCGACGACGCCCGCAAGCGTCTCAACACGGTCAAGATGAGCAAACAGCAGTTTGGCGAACAGGTCGAACAACAGATCGTCGCGCTGGCCCAGAGCGGGCGCATTCAGGGCAAGATCGACGATCAGAAGATGCAACAGCTGTTGAAGGAACTCAAACCCGAGAAAAAGAGCTTTGACATCCAGCGACGGTGA
- a CDS encoding DUF7411 family protein → MRLGLLYSGGKDSTLAAMLLDEFYDVTVMTATFEITDDWKYARETAQSMGFEFERLELDRQVAEDAVDTIRNDGFPRNGIQRVHQHALERLADSGFDAIADGTRRDDRVPTVSRAQAQSLEDRHDVDYIAPLSGFGRRAVDRLVESTLDVTVGPSEEITRADYEAELRALIAEADGEESIGSLFPAHEQTYVTGFNDR, encoded by the coding sequence CTGCGTCTCGGCTTGCTGTATAGCGGCGGCAAAGACTCGACGTTAGCCGCCATGTTGCTCGACGAGTTTTACGACGTCACCGTCATGACGGCCACGTTCGAGATTACTGACGACTGGAAATACGCCAGGGAAACGGCCCAATCCATGGGCTTCGAGTTCGAACGGCTCGAACTCGACCGGCAGGTTGCCGAAGACGCCGTCGACACCATCCGCAACGATGGCTTTCCTCGTAACGGGATTCAGCGAGTCCACCAGCACGCCCTCGAGCGCCTGGCCGACTCCGGGTTCGATGCCATCGCAGACGGGACGCGACGTGACGACCGAGTCCCCACGGTGTCGCGCGCACAGGCCCAGAGCCTCGAGGACCGACACGACGTCGATTACATCGCCCCGTTGTCCGGGTTCGGTCGGCGAGCGGTCGACCGGCTGGTCGAGTCGACGCTCGACGTGACCGTCGGTCCGAGCGAGGAGATCACGCGAGCGGATTACGAAGCCGAACTGCGGGCACTCATCGCCGAAGCCGACGGCGAAGAATCGATCGGTTCGCTCTTCCCAGCCCACGAACAGACGTACGTGACGGGGTTCAACGACAGGTAG
- a CDS encoding CPBP family intramembrane glutamic endopeptidase, whose amino-acid sequence METADRSGTPIRSVFVAIGLTIAGIFTAELLTLPTILVDSNLMDAPTETSRALRTVFFTLNFLGFFVAGAVYLWWTERDWSFVNLKAPSTRGIGIAIAGVGISLVFLFAMNAVSIVLEIPSSENSVMNFIGTDPTMVLIMIAIVFLFNAPAEEFLFRGVIQTRLYAAFSKSQAVVITSVIFAVVHLPAYALAADGSLEPTTAIAFSLVVVFGGSIIFGYLYAVTDNLFVPTIAHAGFNAFQFGMLYLVLRFGDEEDVDAITSSTLDGLTTILETVPTVLEVSRAMVLSVPV is encoded by the coding sequence ATGGAAACAGCTGACCGCTCTGGGACACCGATACGGTCGGTATTCGTCGCAATCGGGTTGACGATTGCTGGCATCTTCACTGCAGAACTCCTGACCCTTCCAACGATTCTCGTCGATTCGAACCTGATGGATGCACCAACCGAGACCTCTCGAGCGCTTCGGACGGTGTTTTTCACGCTGAACTTCCTCGGCTTTTTCGTCGCCGGGGCGGTTTATCTCTGGTGGACCGAACGCGACTGGTCGTTCGTCAACCTCAAGGCTCCCTCCACCCGCGGCATCGGAATCGCTATCGCTGGCGTCGGCATCAGCCTGGTGTTCCTGTTTGCGATGAACGCGGTGTCGATCGTCCTGGAGATCCCGTCCTCGGAAAATTCGGTGATGAATTTTATCGGCACTGACCCGACGATGGTGTTGATCATGATCGCTATCGTCTTTCTCTTCAACGCGCCCGCCGAGGAGTTCCTGTTCCGTGGTGTGATACAGACGCGACTGTACGCGGCCTTCTCGAAAAGCCAGGCAGTCGTTATCACGAGCGTGATCTTTGCCGTCGTCCACCTTCCAGCGTATGCACTCGCCGCTGACGGCTCTCTCGAACCGACGACGGCCATCGCCTTCTCGCTCGTCGTCGTCTTCGGTGGCTCGATAATCTTCGGCTATCTGTACGCCGTCACCGATAACCTGTTCGTCCCAACGATCGCTCACGCCGGATTCAACGCCTTCCAGTTCGGCATGCTCTATCTCGTGCTCCGGTTCGGTGACGAGGAGGACGTCGACGCCATCACGTCGAGCACGCTCGACGGCCTCACGACGATTCTCGAGACCGTCCCGACCGTCCTCGAGGTGTCTCGCGCCATGGTCCTCTCGGTTCCTGTGTAA
- a CDS encoding PAS domain-containing protein — protein MCKGWLLFGLTAFGGGVWTSIASTWGTTIEGMNVSLATLFGLVSMLGTPVSGDVLLSLVGIALLGLASGGGRDSSIERLQEAIARIETAVGVSSPTETGEDSDVSSLAERIESVEEPLVNQVRPGTYDDYLRMLVEAVDDVFFVIDSAGELQHWNQSMVEAMGYSNEELASMHAFDFFEDDVEKAEAALIAGLEEGSVRYEAESVRKDGELVPFEYVVSRVTGPDGEPLLAGIARDISARRESEKRLRERERQLSTLMHNIPGMVYRCQNEPEWPMEFVSDGCRELTGYDPEALVDGEITWGEDILDGDNEKMWGIVQDKLELGEPFTVSFPIRTADGQRRWVEEQGRGIYAEDGTLEALEGVIIDITERVENERELERTRDLLQHAQRLSNVGGWELDLADERPYNGVLTEELYRIYELSPDEQMDLERGLAYYVPEDRPRVREAVENAIEHGQPYELEARIRTESGALRWVRTIGDPIERNGEIVLLRGSLQDITERKEREQILERTREMLEQSQEIADLGGWVIDLEDGPPYEGSWTEKFTEILGFEGVGSMSFEESLEVFHPEDRPTVERTVERAIETGSEFELEARIRRPDGEQRWIRSIGEMVDAGGERPRIRGSIQDITGHKERELALESLHETTRGLLQIETKTEAAELIVETAEQVLDVTGVAMFLLDPDTNTLTPNATTPGFDECCDSETPIGAGERGSILWETFLAGTQTVIDGPEMTAQSSLFDGGVEAGLVVPVGNHGVFVVANRDPIDQGDRRLVETLVATTEAAFDRLESEASLRDRDAELEAQNERLSRQIQINDIIRRVDTSLIGTTTQEEIEQTVCDRLSESEHVTFAWIGSLNVAETEVVPRTWAGSGQSYLDSVSLAVDDAPAGADPAVSTALTNASAGAENVADGLQREPWRKTALAHDFSSCLAVPLQIDEYTYGVLAVYTDEPNAFGDLERTVFTELGTGIADAINSVEARSALYAEAHIELRLRLEDDDEFLSRLARTAGCTVTYEGLGAYDSDETQLFVHTSGAEADVVTDALETLVTVTSYREITAEATDCVFEITVSGSVLPAKLVRHGASPQSITAEATHIRAVVDVPTTTDVREFIEMLGDTYDSVELEGREHVDRSMHTRQQLVTDLFEELTDRQLEVLRTAYFAGFFDWPRESTGEDVAAMLEVSQPTVNRHLRLGQQRLLEQLFERSLGEEPASDLR, from the coding sequence ATGTGTAAGGGCTGGCTACTGTTTGGGCTCACGGCTTTTGGGGGCGGCGTCTGGACTTCGATAGCCTCGACGTGGGGTACGACCATTGAGGGGATGAACGTCTCGCTCGCTACTCTGTTCGGACTCGTCTCGATGCTCGGCACCCCTGTCTCGGGTGATGTCTTGCTCTCGCTGGTCGGTATCGCTCTTCTCGGTCTTGCCAGTGGTGGCGGTCGTGATTCCTCGATCGAGCGACTGCAAGAGGCGATTGCACGAATCGAAACCGCTGTCGGCGTTTCCTCACCGACCGAAACCGGCGAAGATAGTGATGTATCGTCGCTCGCAGAGCGAATCGAGTCGGTCGAGGAACCGCTTGTGAACCAGGTGCGACCTGGGACATACGACGACTACCTTCGGATGCTCGTCGAAGCCGTGGATGACGTGTTCTTCGTGATCGACTCGGCAGGGGAGCTCCAACACTGGAACCAAAGTATGGTCGAGGCGATGGGGTATTCGAACGAGGAACTCGCCTCGATGCATGCGTTCGACTTCTTCGAGGATGACGTCGAAAAAGCCGAAGCAGCTCTCATCGCGGGTCTCGAGGAGGGGAGCGTTCGCTACGAAGCCGAATCCGTCCGAAAAGACGGTGAGTTAGTCCCCTTCGAGTACGTCGTTTCACGGGTAACAGGTCCCGACGGGGAACCATTGCTCGCAGGGATCGCTCGAGATATCAGCGCCCGACGCGAGAGCGAGAAGCGTCTCCGCGAGCGAGAACGACAGCTATCGACGTTGATGCACAACATTCCGGGGATGGTGTATCGCTGTCAGAACGAACCGGAGTGGCCGATGGAGTTCGTCAGCGATGGCTGTCGGGAGTTGACCGGCTACGATCCAGAGGCACTCGTTGACGGAGAGATTACGTGGGGTGAAGATATCCTCGACGGCGACAACGAGAAAATGTGGGGAATCGTCCAGGATAAACTCGAACTCGGCGAACCGTTCACCGTCTCGTTCCCGATTCGAACGGCCGACGGGCAGCGACGCTGGGTCGAAGAGCAGGGGCGTGGCATCTACGCCGAAGATGGCACACTCGAGGCGCTCGAGGGCGTTATCATCGACATCACCGAACGCGTCGAGAACGAACGCGAACTCGAGCGAACGAGAGACCTACTTCAGCACGCCCAGCGGTTGTCGAACGTCGGGGGCTGGGAACTCGACCTGGCCGATGAGCGGCCGTATAACGGCGTCCTCACCGAGGAACTGTACCGGATTTACGAACTCTCACCGGATGAACAGATGGATCTCGAACGTGGGCTCGCGTACTACGTTCCCGAAGACAGGCCACGGGTGCGCGAAGCAGTCGAAAACGCTATCGAACACGGGCAGCCGTACGAACTCGAGGCACGGATCAGAACCGAGTCGGGAGCGCTTCGTTGGGTGCGAACGATCGGCGATCCGATCGAAAGAAACGGCGAGATCGTACTTCTCAGAGGGTCGCTGCAGGATATCACGGAGCGCAAAGAGCGTGAACAGATCCTCGAGCGAACCCGAGAGATGCTCGAACAGAGTCAAGAAATCGCCGACCTCGGTGGGTGGGTGATCGATCTTGAAGACGGCCCACCGTACGAGGGTTCCTGGACGGAGAAATTTACCGAAATTCTCGGCTTCGAGGGCGTCGGTTCGATGTCGTTCGAAGAGAGCCTCGAGGTGTTTCACCCCGAGGACCGACCGACAGTCGAACGGACGGTCGAGCGGGCGATCGAAACGGGTAGCGAGTTCGAACTCGAGGCACGAATTCGTCGGCCGGACGGTGAACAACGATGGATTCGGTCCATCGGCGAAATGGTTGACGCTGGCGGTGAGCGGCCCAGGATTCGCGGGTCGATACAGGACATTACCGGCCACAAAGAACGCGAACTGGCACTCGAGTCGTTACACGAAACGACGCGCGGCCTCCTCCAGATCGAGACGAAGACTGAGGCTGCAGAACTCATCGTCGAGACTGCCGAACAGGTGCTCGACGTGACGGGCGTTGCGATGTTTTTGCTCGACCCGGACACCAATACGCTGACACCGAACGCAACCACTCCCGGGTTCGACGAGTGCTGTGATAGCGAGACCCCGATCGGAGCCGGCGAACGTGGATCGATCCTCTGGGAAACGTTCCTGGCGGGAACCCAGACCGTCATCGATGGCCCCGAGATGACCGCTCAATCGTCGTTGTTCGATGGGGGCGTCGAAGCCGGCCTGGTGGTTCCCGTTGGCAACCACGGCGTCTTTGTCGTCGCAAACCGTGACCCTATCGACCAGGGGGACCGGCGGCTGGTCGAAACGCTCGTTGCAACGACGGAAGCCGCCTTCGACCGACTCGAGAGCGAGGCCAGTCTGCGCGACCGGGATGCCGAACTCGAGGCACAAAACGAGCGTCTCAGCCGGCAGATACAGATCAACGATATTATTCGTCGCGTGGACACCTCCCTCATCGGGACGACGACCCAGGAGGAAATCGAGCAAACGGTGTGTGACCGCCTCAGCGAGAGCGAACACGTCACGTTCGCCTGGATCGGTTCTCTGAACGTTGCGGAAACGGAAGTCGTCCCACGAACCTGGGCGGGTTCGGGTCAATCGTATCTCGATTCGGTCTCGTTGGCTGTCGATGATGCTCCAGCGGGTGCGGACCCCGCTGTCTCGACTGCGCTCACGAATGCGTCTGCGGGGGCCGAAAACGTGGCCGACGGGTTACAGCGCGAACCCTGGCGAAAAACGGCTCTCGCACACGATTTCTCCTCGTGTCTGGCCGTCCCCCTACAGATCGACGAGTACACCTACGGGGTTCTCGCGGTATACACGGACGAACCCAACGCGTTCGGCGACCTCGAACGAACCGTTTTCACTGAACTTGGTACCGGCATCGCGGACGCGATCAACTCCGTGGAGGCCCGCTCGGCCCTCTATGCCGAAGCACACATTGAACTCCGACTTCGGCTCGAGGACGACGACGAGTTCCTCTCCAGGCTGGCACGGACGGCCGGGTGTACCGTCACCTACGAAGGGCTCGGCGCGTACGACAGCGACGAAACCCAGCTATTCGTCCACACGAGCGGCGCCGAAGCGGACGTGGTTACCGACGCCCTCGAGACGCTCGTCACCGTTACCAGCTATCGGGAGATCACGGCCGAAGCTACCGACTGTGTCTTCGAAATAACTGTTTCCGGCAGCGTCCTGCCCGCGAAGCTGGTTCGTCACGGCGCCAGCCCGCAGTCTATCACTGCCGAAGCGACACACATTCGAGCCGTCGTCGACGTGCCGACGACGACTGACGTTCGAGAGTTCATCGAGATGCTCGGTGATACCTACGACAGCGTCGAACTCGAGGGCCGTGAACACGTCGACCGGTCGATGCACACCAGACAACAACTCGTTACTGACCTCTTCGAGGAACTGACCGATCGCCAACTCGAGGTGCTCCGAACCGCATACTTCGCGGGCTTTTTCGACTGGCCACGCGAGAGCACCGGTGAGGACGTCGCCGCGATGCTCGAGGTGAGTCAACCGACGGTCAATCGACATCTTCGACTGGGCCAACAACGGCTTCTCGAGCAGCTATTCGAACGAAGTCTGGGCGAAGAACCGGCTTCGGATCTCCGGTAA
- a CDS encoding HalOD1 output domain-containing protein, which yields MPQMDTGNPTGSMSMRVIDAIAAEAGVDPLELDTPLFEAVNPEALDRLFRDEVNCRVTFDYDEYEITVSNDGTVTVDGSTYRP from the coding sequence ATGCCACAAATGGACACTGGGAATCCCACCGGTTCGATGAGTATGCGCGTTATCGACGCGATTGCAGCCGAAGCAGGGGTCGATCCGCTCGAACTCGATACACCGTTGTTCGAGGCCGTCAATCCGGAAGCCCTCGACCGACTGTTTAGAGACGAGGTCAACTGCAGGGTAACCTTCGACTACGACGAGTACGAAATCACCGTTTCGAACGACGGGACCGTCACGGTCGACGGATCGACGTATCGACCGTAA